The sequence GATCGCGATGATCGTCTTGCCAGTACCCGGGTTGCCTTGGACTACGAGCGTTGATCGAGCGCCGGGGTCCTGGAGGTCTTCGAGCAACCCCTCCAGGATGTCCATGATCGCGATGCCTTGGTCGTCGGTCAGGGCTTTGAAGGGCGAGAGCTTGAAGAGGTCGGAATTCTCGATCTGGGGGATGCTGCGCGAGAAGAGTCCTTCTGCTCGCAGCGCTTCAAATACATCGCGGAACGACTCGCGGTAGAGGGCGCGGTCGTAGTACTGAGCATCTGTCAGACCGTCGTTGCCATTGAGGATGCGGTATTGGCCGTCGCCCGAGAACCAGCGAATGAGATGCGATTCAAGGTCGAGACAGACTGACTTGTTGAACGTGTGATCCACGACGACGCGGATCGATTCAAGGGACTCGTTCTTCTTCGAACCAGCGAGGTGCTGACGCATCCGTGTAGCGGCGCTCACCGTCTCACCGACGTAGAGCCCGGGCGAACTGCGCTGGGCGTCGCCTTCGATCACATATACAACCGGCCAGTTCGTGTGCCGGGTATCGTCGCGCGCCCACGTATCAACAGCGTCACGGCGGAAAGGAAGGCGCTGGATGCTGAAATCTGTCACTCCGGCGCCTCGGTAAGTTTGGTGTACTTCGTCATGCGGCCCTTGGCCAGCTCCACCGGGTACTTCGCCTTCGTCGACTCCAACTTCTTCACGACGATCTCGTCGAGGTCAACGCCGATCTTGTTCGCGAGGTGGATGCAGTAGGTGACAACATCCGCGAGCTCCGCCTCTACCTGTTCCTGGTCGAACGCCGGGGACCATTGGAAGCATTCAAGAAGCTCGCCAGCCTCGATCGAGATGCTTTTGGCGAGGTTCTCAGGCGAGTGGAACTGGTCCCAGTCCCGTTCTGCTACGAAGGCGCGAAGGGTGGCGAGAGTCTGCGGCGACGGCATGATGCGACGCTAGCAGGGTCGGGGTAGGGGCCCCGAGGACGCTCCCTGTTAGCTTGCTCTCGGAGGCATAGTGAGCGAGAGCCGTGTTATCGAGGTCGTTGCAGCCGTAATCGAGCATGAAGGCAAGATCCTTGCGTGCCGTCGCCGACCGGAGAAGGCCGCTGGAGGGAGATGGGAGTTCCCCGGCGGCAAACTCGAAAAGGGTGAGACGCACAGCGAGGCTTTGGTGCGAGAGATACGCGAAGAGCTCAGCACCTCAATCGAGGTCACCGCCCCGCTTCGAACGGATGACACCGTGGTCGGCGAAAGCACCATCCGCCTCATTTGTCTTCGCGCCAGGTTGCTCGGAGAGCCACCGACCCAGAGCCTCGATCATGATGAATTGCGCTGGGTTCGTCGTAGCGATCTGCCGGATCTCGATTGGGCCGCCCCGGACCTGCCAGCTGTCACGGAACTTGCGGCCGGATCGCCTACTCGATGACCAAGAACCCCTCGTCGTCGCGGACGATCAGGAGGATTCCTAATTCGGACAACAAGGCCTCGAGATGTGCGATCGGTCGACTGGGAAGCAAGACGACGGGAATCGCGGGCCTGCCGGATTCCCGAGCGAGTAGCGAGTAGTCGAGGATCTGCCCAATCGCGGTGCGGACATATTCACGGGCGGGCGACTTCTTCGCTTCGACGATCCAGCCAGACTCCGAGACATAGAGATCCGGCTCGATCGTGGCGCCTGCGGAGCCCAGGCGAAGGCGCTGAGGAGTCTCACCACGGGACTTAATCCACTGCCCGAAGTCCTTCTGCAACTCGAACTCGATTCGGGAGACGACGCGCTCACCTGGGATGAGTGGCGCTCCGACGATGTAAGACGAGGACTCGGGAGGTGTCCACGACGAGGCCTGTGCGCTTTCCGCGAGGGGCGCGGATGGCGCATCGAGTGCTTCCACATCGGCGTCAACTGGCACGAGCTTGAAAATGATTCCTTCGCGAAGATTCCCGTCGGAGTCCGGGATCGTCTCGATGCTGAACGCTGGCTCGCCTGTCGTGAACTCCCCCACATAGGTGACGTAGGTGCCTTGCTTCGTGAGTAGGCGGATAGGACGCCCATTCTCGGCCGCGTCTCGAAGCGCTGTGTTTCCGCGCGCGAATATTTGAGGGCCGCGCTGGCCTTCGCCCGTGTAGAGAAACGAGCCGTCCTCCTGCAGTCCTTCAAACGCGTCGTATCCGTGCCGCGCCCCGCTTTCCGGACTGGTGATGACGAGGATGTCGGGAATCGACCTGGGCGTGATGATTCCACCCTGTTCCTGACCTCCGTAGGCGGCGTGGATCTCTCGTCGCAGCACGGTGTCGCCGATCTCGAGAGTCCAGAGCGCCGGATCGGTGGGTCGGAGCTGCCGGGCGAACCGAGCCCGCACGGCGTCGGCCTGACTATCCTCGAGCTCCCACCGGGCGACACCTTCGGGCAGCCTGCCGTATTGCTCCCGAAGGAAGCCGCGGATGCGCTTCTGGTTGACGTTCAGTTCGAGCGAGAGTCGGGCCGGCGTCGTAGTGCTCACGCGACGCAGCATATCGATATGCTGCACCACCCTTGCTTGCACGTGGCGGGGACGGCGTAACTGTGCGAGCTCGTCTTCACCTCGATGAGCACGCGTCCTGATCGAACTGCGGCTGCAGTCGACTGGCCGAGGCGTCGACATCGCAAAGCCTAATCTCTTGCAGGTGGCTGAGCTGGGGTTCTTCGTGGTATCGCCAGATGCCCGCTTATCGAAGTTCTTCCTTTGCGGATCTGAAGACGCGCGGCGCATCCCCAATTGCATAGGGTGAGCGGGTTTCCAGTCCTCTGCGGGGCGAGTCTCGCCCCCTTACGCTGTCGGCGCGCCGCCGCTTGCGCACCAGCTGTCGCGTTCGGGAACGCCCGGTCACTCGTGTGGCACGCAGAGGAGCCGTGATTTCGGTATGAATAGAGGGTTCATCCAACGATTCGCGTTGTCGCGCGAGGTAGAGAGCGAGAGCGAATGGACCGCATCGGAACGCCGAGCACGGGTTCGAGCACGAGCACGAGTTCGCTCATCCCACTGACGCCTGACTACATTGCGGGGCGGCACGGCACCTACGCGGACGCGTTGGAGCAGGCGATTCGAGGCGGGAAGGTATCTAACGTCGCTCTCGCCGGGTCGTACGGGTCTGGGAAATCAAGCATCCTGCGCAGCGTCGTTGACCGCTTTCCAGGGCAGGTTGCGGAAGTTGCCCTTTCCCCACTGCCAGGTGCGCCATCTGGGACAGCATCCGACGAGGGCGCTATCCAAAAAGAGATCGTCAAGCAGTTGCTGTACGTCGTGGATCCGGCGCGAGCCCGCGCCTCGAAGTTTCCGCGCGCATCGAAGGACCGATGGTTGCGAGCCGCTGTCTGGGCGCTCGGTGTAGGAGCCGTCGGGGTTGCGGTACAAACGATCGTCGCGGTGGCCGTCGTACTTCTAGGCGATGGGGAGTTGACGCTTGATCTAGCGATGTCCGCAGCGACCTTCATCGCTGTGACGGTGCTGGCATTCATGTTCCGTCGTCTCACGGCGGGGCAGTGGTCTATACGCGACATCAAGGCCGGCCCTACGGGCCTCACTATCAGCAAGGAAGAGGTCACTTACTTCGACAAGTACCTCGACGAGATCGTCTACTTCTTTCAGCTATCGAAGAAGCGAGTGGTGGTCTTCGAGGACATGGACCGGTTCGGAGGCACCGAGATCTTCGCGAGCCTACGCGCGCTTAACCTCCTGCTCAACAACGCGGCTCAGTTGAAGCCGCGTTTAGTCTTCTCTCCTCTGGACCGCTGGCGAGCGTCCAGACCCGCGGATCAGGGTCGGCACCGAGAAGTGGTTGACGGTCCCATCGTGTTTGTCTACGCGGTGCGCGACTCACTGATTCCGGTGCCGGATGGTAGTGCCCAGGTTGGTGCAGATACGGACCAGTTTGTTCGTACCAAGTTCTTCGATCTCATCGTTCCGGTTGTCCCGTTCGTGACCCCGAGCAATGCACGCGAAGCTCTCACGGATGAGTTTTCAAGCCTGGGCGAGCATGGCGTGAATTCAGAACTACGACAGGCGGTAGCGCAACACTTCCCGGACCTGCGACAGCTGCGCAACATCCGCAACGAGTTCCAGATCTATCGAGAAAGGCTGCTCCGCCCCGGACGGTCTCTTGATCAGCTCGATCCGGACCGTTTGTTTGCCCTCATCGCCTACAAGAACTCCGACCCCGCGGACTTCGAGATGATTCGGCTGGGTACCAGCAAGCTCGACCTGGCGCGTGATTTCGCTGCGCGCCTGAGCGCGCAGCATCTCGCGACCGTCACCTCGCGATTAGAGGTCCCTTCGGCGGAGCGCCTTCAGGATCATGCGGTTCGCTTCGGGCAGGCCGTCGCCGCGCGCTCCGAGGTATTGGGTATCTCGCTCAGCAACTACGACACGGGTGTCTACCTCACAGAGGAGCAATTGACGTCGCTCGATGTGCTCCGCGACATCGCCAGCGAGACCTTGAAGGTCGGTTCTAGCGGGAGCCGCCAGATGATGGCCATCCGCGATCTCGAAGCCCTTGGGGGGCTATCCCTCGACTTCGCTCGGCAGACGAGCTTTGACATCACCGAGCTCGAGCGACACCAGCTTCAGGAAGAGCAGACTGCGCTCGCACATGCCACCTGGAAGTCGCTCTACGACATGCCTCAGTACGCCTACGCAGCGGCCGAGGACGCAGACAACCGCTTCGTATCATTCGATGCCTACAACTTCGCCGGGTACGTGCGGGAACGCTTCGGTGAAGGGCTCGTGCCCGCATTAATCTCGCGCAACGTGCTTACTCGCGATTTCGCATTGCTCATCACTGAGTACGCTGGTCAACACATCAGCGTCACTGCTCGGAGCTTCGTGAACGGCGTACTGGAGAACCCGGTGCGCACGGTCCGCGCGCCGATCTCAGGCGCCGACATCGAGCAGATTCTCGACGAATACACGGAGGACATCCTCTCTCGCCGGGGGATGGTGAACGTTGCCGTTCTCGAGCACCTCCTCGTTCATCAGCTGAGCTCGGCGGAACGAATCATCAGGCAGCTCGCGCAGATGACTGAGGACGACGAATCCTTCCTCGACGAGTTCTTCGCGAACGAGGCCGAGAGCGCCAGCGCCGAGATCGCGTCTCAGGAGTTGGTTCTCGCGATGGCTCGGAGCTCCGGGGCGATCCTCGACTACCTGGCGCGGTCCGAAAGGCTGGAGTCGCAACGACGCCTAGAGCTCTTCGGGCAGGCGCTTGGCGTCGTGCGTATCTCGACCCTCTTCACCCCTGATTGGGTCGCGGCCCGACGCTACGCAGCTGACGAGCAAGAAGACCTCGTTGTCTTGCGAACGAAGGGCGGTAACAGCGCGAACGCAGTCGCGGCTCTTGTGCGGCTGGGTGTCACAATCCGAGATGTTGAACGGCTGTCGATGGATGCACGGGACGTGGTCTTGCAGCTCAACGGTTTCGCGCTCACGTTGAACAACTTGCTGGTCCTTAACTATGTGACACCTTTGGGGTCTCTAGCGCTGGATCGATTGATCCACGCTAATCCGCCGCTCTATGAGGCAGTGGCCAAGCGACTTGACGAGTACCTGGCTCTTGACGACTCTCAGGGTGACCTAGTCATCAGGTCCGCCGCAGGTCTACTCGATGTGCTCAACAACCTCGCCGACCACATGCCCGACGACGAGAACGCTCGTGCCCGTCTTTGTGCAGTGGCCGAGCTTGCCTCGCCGGACGTCGCCGTTGATGACGTTAGTGACATGGCGCCGCCGGTAGTCGACGCGCTCTTCAGATCGTTCCGAGCAGCGCCGTCGGTGCGCAACTTCACGGATGTAGCGGGCGTCGAAGGCCTTCCCGTGAGCGCAGCGGTCCTTCTCGCCCACACGCGGCGGGTGGACTCCGCCGAGGCGACGGCCAAGGAAAGCTCCTGGTTGGCGAACCGGATCGTGGAGCTCGCAATCGCACGCCCCCAGGAGCTTCCGTCCGAGATCGTTGTCGAGATCATCGGTTCTTTCCAGCTCGAGGAGCCACTGGACATTTCCGTGATCGCCAGAGCCCCAGCGCCTCTGGCAGCCGCTCTTACCCGCGCGATGCACGTTAGCGCGAATGAGCTCCTGAGCATCGTCAAGCCATCAAGTCCCTGGGAGCTGCGAGAGGCCTTCCTCGAGCAGTTCCCTGAGGACGCCTGGGAACTCGCCGTTCCACTCGTCGCCACCAACGACGTCCCGGCTTTCCTCGCAAACGCGGCTATCCCCCCTGGCACCAAGAGGGAGGCGCTGCAGCACGTGGAGGTACTGGTGGACCCCGCCGGAGGGGACGCGGCTGCAGCCGCTGACGCGCTCGTCACCTTCGCGGATAGACATGGGTCCCGCGTTCTCGGCTCTGACATCGTCACCCTGGCTCGCCACACGACGGAACCTGTGCGCATCCTCAGAATCATGCTCCTTGACGTCAACGAGGACAGCTGGGAGATAGCTATGTACATTCTCGATGAACTGGGGGATCCGTACGCAGCGATCTTCGACCTTGACCTAACTTCGCCGAAGTTCCCGAATGACAAGACTCACCGTAGGTTCCTGCGGCGCCTCGAAGATCACGGGTACCTTCGCCAACTCCCGCAGAAAGACGGTGACGAACTTCTGTCGATAAAGCGGGTTAACTAAGTGAGAGTGCGCCCGACGGGCGGTCGCTGGTGTGCGAGCTGCGCTCGACGGACGAGGTCAGCCGACAGTTTTTCGCCGATCCTGAGGCATGGGTCCGCACACGTGATCGCAATAGCGCAGCGACTGGTGCGAAACGGTCACGATCGCGATGTCGTGCGTACCCCGAACGCCCTGCCCCTCGTCGTCGAACGGCCACACGATCAGATCATCGTCTGAGCCACTGCCGGGCTCCAGCCGCCGCTCACGCCACTTCTCGACGTCTCCGACGGGACCCGGATGCCGCCACAGACCTGCAGAGGGCGACCTCTGGTTTCGATCCTGGGAGTGACGTCGCACATCCGGGCACCCGTTCACGTCCTCACCTCACCAAGGGCCCCGTCAGCGGCGCGTGGCTCGTGATCTTGTTCGGGTCGCTGCGGCGGCGCGTGGAGGTCCTCGTCGAGGAGTGCCCTGCCCCTGCGAGGGATGCTCGTCCCGTCCCGTCGCGGCACGTTGTCGTCCAAGACCCCATCACGGACATGGAGCAACCCTTCGCGCACGCCGAGCCGTGCACTCACCCGCGAACCAGCGAACCATAGGGCTTCCGGGTCGCCACCCTCGTCAGCGCGAGAAGGATGAGGCGCTTTACAAGCGTGGTGCCGGCGGCGGATTGAGCAGGGATTCACCACTACCAAAGAGCCATGCGTCCCCGCCTACCCGCGGACGATCGTGCGGGTCAGACCGGTGATATCGGAAAACACGGCTGGCGCGATCCATCGTGGAGGGTGGCGGCGAGAGTAACGCAGTGTTTGGCGC is a genomic window of Microbacterium maritypicum containing:
- a CDS encoding nucleotide pyrophosphohydrolase, producing MPSPQTLATLRAFVAERDWDQFHSPENLAKSISIEAGELLECFQWSPAFDQEQVEAELADVVTYCIHLANKIGVDLDEIVVKKLESTKAKYPVELAKGRMTKYTKLTEAPE
- a CDS encoding (deoxy)nucleoside triphosphate pyrophosphohydrolase, giving the protein MSESRVIEVVAAVIEHEGKILACRRRPEKAAGGRWEFPGGKLEKGETHSEALVREIREELSTSIEVTAPLRTDDTVVGESTIRLICLRARLLGEPPTQSLDHDELRWVRRSDLPDLDWAAPDLPAVTELAAGSPTR